One Cucumis melo cultivar AY chromosome 8, USDA_Cmelo_AY_1.0, whole genome shotgun sequence genomic window, GTACCGTTTCTTTGAGGAAGTTTTGgtaattttacattttattgggggttaaattacaaaactaaGCTTCAAAGAATTCTTTGACCAAtacaaattcaaattaatcttgaatcttaattttttttttgacaaaaattGGATGAATATTGACTATTCtgtaaaataaaagaatatacagtatatgatttttctttaatttatagtGAAACTATAAAGTAGATAATAATCAAtgattaaataattattatgaCCAAATTTacctaaattaaaattaaaccaacCCCAAATAGTAGAGGCTaaaaatttcttttgaaatgtTATGGTAACATACAAATTAAATCCagtttattaaaaataaataatgtgaTTTGaccaaaaaataataatagaacaAATATCCATTTTAAGCTCTTTTTAGTATTGTTTCGCAAATGTTATTATAGtttacttaaaaaatgaataaataaaggTCTTAGGTTTTTTAGATATTCGTACGTGTCTAGCTTAGATGCACCTCAATTAATTTTATGTGAAATCCGTCTGATTTTACAACATTTTTGTGTAAtgaaatttaaaacttaattttTAAGTAAGTAACTACTAACCACTATGAATTTAATTCGAACTAAGTTAGTTAagtcaaaggtcttaggatcatatatttgaaaataaaaaaattcataattatACATCAAGTTAAAGGGGCAGCTAGAGCTGAAGATACTCCTGTAGAAACAAAACATTATCTCATGCCCAAACCAAAGGATGACATATGGTGCACACAACCTCGTGCTCTTCCCTCTCCTCCCCAGGATCGTGTTCGTTGTCATCGTCGTCATCAACATTATCATAACCATAGCTATCGCTATCTTTGTTGTCATGCAATAAATCATTAGGATAATCTTCAAAATCATCACCATCACAATAAATAATGTCAGTATTAAATTCATAGTCATCAGTGGAATCATGAGGCATATGCAAGGTTTTGATCTTTTCAACACACACTTTTCCCAGTTGACCTTCAAATTTTAAGTTGAAACACTGACGCAAGTCGAGAGATTCAAGATCAGTACACCCGTCCAGAATGGCTTGCAAGCCTTTGTCACTTAAGGCATTGCCTAATATCTGAAGGTGTCGTAATTTAGGCATAGTTTTAGCAATGGCAATGGCTTCTCTGTCACAGACCATCCCTTTTCCTGTGCAAAACTGTTGGTTCAATTTCAAAGATTTCAAAAGAGGACAGCACATTCCAACAGTTCCCAAGGTTTTTGCATCAAAACAACAAAGAAATATTTCAAGTTGTTCTAATAATGGAAGTTTTGATACTGCTTTAATCAATCCCATGTCTGAAATGCAAAAGCAATCTGCAATCCACAGTCTTTTTAGTTCACTTGATCTGCCAACAAGTTTATGTAGAAAGATATATacatcaaaataaaatatctcTAAGGAAAACAGTGTCGATAAAACACACACGATTGGGTTGGAGGAATAATAAGCAGAAAAATTCCATGAAAAACTTGCTACAATCACACAACAAACTCTCCCTAACCCCAATATAATCACAAGTTCACTTTGAGAGTATTACTGGAATGATATATCTTCTTTTATAGTGTTTGGAGTTATCATTTTCTTGAACCAGTTTAATGTGAGCTAATAAAATcttattaaaatgaaaatagtTTAAACTATCTGACTTTGGAAAAAAGTTTAATCGAAAATTGAGAAATGAACTTTTtat contains:
- the LOC103484332 gene encoding putative F-box/LRR-repeat protein 9 — its product is MKQPNWLELPSEVMSMILQKVGAIEIYQNVRYVCSSWRMLSEDPLIWRSIDMRISGNLPCSNYHLRDACRYAVDLSRGHLIDISIESFGTDSLLLYIARRSSELKRLWIADCFCISDMGLIKAVSKLPLLEQLEIFLCCFDAKTLGTVGMCCPLLKSLKLNQQFCTGKGMVCDREAIAIAKTMPKLRHLQILGNALSDKGLQAILDGCTDLESLDLRQCFNLKFEGQLGKVCVEKIKTLHMPHDSTDDYEFNTDIIYCDGDDFEDYPNDLLHDNKDSDSYGYDNVDDDDDNEHDPGEEREEHEVVCTICHPLVWA